Proteins encoded within one genomic window of Strix uralensis isolate ZFMK-TIS-50842 chromosome 32, bStrUra1, whole genome shotgun sequence:
- the SHC1 gene encoding SHC-transforming protein 1 isoform X2: MDLLQKSKYSHLRNESVSSLEEAVGGLGVPASPVESLAGARSLPASLSSSSLCPAAPLGELSPESEDSPTTLCSFFPKMANLKLSNPANLLSLRGSSAGGSPGDPGPAGTLAPTPRGATSPDSAGPVAVCSQDMNKLSCGKKTRVEGGQLGGDEWTRHGSFVNKPTRGWLHPDDKVMGPGVSYHVRYMGCVEVLQSMRALDFNTRTQVTREAIGLVCEAVPGAKGAVRRRKPCGRSLNSILGKSNLKFAGMPITLTISTSSLNLMASDCKQIIANHHMQSISFASGGDPDTAEYVAYVAKDPVNQRACHILECPEGLAQDVISTIGQAFELRFKQYLKNPPKLVTPHDRMAGFDGSAWDEEEEEPAPDHQYYNDFPGKEPPIGGVVDMRLRDGAAQTPNHLGATLPVGQTSGGEYDPRKQHAPAQGREKYPAPVGASGRTDLFDDPSYVNVQNMDKTRQVSATGPPATANGSTQRDLFDMKPFEDALRVPPAVAVGLPPAQVVASMEEQLRREPWYHGKMNRKEAEKLLKVNGDFLVRESTTTPGQYVLTGLQGGQPKHLLLVDPEGVVRTKDHRFESVSHLISYHMDNHLPIISAGSEMCLQQPVERRL, from the exons ATGGATCTCCTGCAGAAGAGCAAATACAGCCACCTGCGGAATGAGTCTGTCTCCTCtctggaggaggctgtggggggCCTGGGGGTCCCGGCCTCCCCGGTGGAGTCCCTCGCAGGCGCGCGGTCtctgcctgcctccctctcctcctcctccctctgccccgCGGCGCCTCTCGGGGAGCTCTCGCCCGAGTCGGAGGACAGCCCCAccaccctctgctccttcttcCCCAAAATGGCCAACCTGAAGCTCTCAAACCCCGCCAACCTGCTCAGCCTGCGGGGCTCCTCGGCCGGCGGTAGCCCGGGGGACCCCGGCCCTGCTGGGACACTGGCACCGACACCGAGGGGGGCTACCAGCCCCGACTCAGCGGGACCTGTCGCTGTCTGTTCCCAGGATATGAACAAGTTGAGCTGCGGGAAGAAGACGCGGGTGGAAGGCGGCCAGCTGGGGGGTGACGAATGGACCCGCCACGGCAGCTTCGTCAATAAGCCCACCCGCGGCTGGCTGCACCCCGATGACAAGGTCATGGGCCCCGGGGTCTCCTACCACGTCCGG TACATGGGCTGTGTGGAAGTTCTCCAGTCCATGAGGGCTTTGGATTTCAACACCAGGACGCAGGTCACCAG ggAGGCCATTGGGCTGGTGTGCGAGGCCGTGCCCGGTGCCAAGGGAGCTGTGCGGAGGAGGAag ccctgcggccGCTCCCTGAACTCCATCCTGGGCAAGAGCAACCTGAAGTTCGCCGGCATGCCCATCACCTTGACCATCTCCACCAGCAGCCTCAACCTCATGGCTTCTGACTGCAAGCAG ATCATTGCCAACCACCACATGCAGTCCATCTCCTTCGCTTCTGGGGGAGACCCG GACACAGCCGAGTATGTCGCTTATGTTGCCAAAGACCCCGTCAATCAGAGAG cctgccaTATCCTGGAGTGCCCCGAGGGCTTGGCGCAGGACGTGATCAGCACCATCGGACAGGCCTTCGAGCTGCGGTTCAAGCAGTACCTGAAAAACCCCCCAAAGCTGGTGACACCTCACGACAG GATGGCAGGGTTTGATGGCTCTGCctgggatgaggaagaggaggaaccAGCCCCGGATCACCAGTACTACAACGACTTCCCTGGAAAGGAGCCTCCCATCGGGGGGGTCGTGGACATGCGGCTGCGGGATGGGGCTGCTCAGACCCCCAATCACTTGGGGGCCACGCTG cccgtgggccAGACGTCCGGCGGGGAGTACGACCCCCGGAAGCAGCACGCTCCTGCCCAAG GGAGAGAGAAGTACCCGGCTCCGGTGGGCGCGTCCGGCCGCACGGACCTGTTCGATGACCCGTCTTACGTCAACGTGCAGAACATGGACAAGACGCGCCAAGTGTCGGCCACCGGCCCCCCCGCCACAGCCAACGGCAGCACCCAGAGAGACCTCTTTGACATGA AGCCCTTTGAAGATGCCCTGCGTGTCCCCCCGGCCGTGGCTGTGGGGCTTCCCCCTGCCCAGGTGGTGGCCTCCATGGAGGAGCAGCTGCGACGGGAGCCCTGGTACCACGGGAAGATGAACCGTAAAGAGGCcgagaagctgctgaaggtgaacGGAGACTTTCTGGTGCGGGAGAGCACCACCACCCCGGGCCAGTACGTGCTGACCGGCTTGCAGGGCGGGCAGCCCAAGCATCTGCTGCTCGTCGATCCTGAGGGAGTG GTGAGGACGAAAGACCACCGCTTCGAGAGCGTCAGCCACCTCATCAGCTACCACATGGACAATCACCTGCCCATCATCTCGGCCGGCAGCGAgatgtgcctgcagcagcctgtggagaggagaCTGTGA
- the SHC1 gene encoding SHC-transforming protein 1 isoform X1 codes for MDLLQKSKYSHLRNESVSSLEEAVGGLGVPASPVESLAGARSLPASLSSSSLCPAAPLGELSPESEDSPTTLCSFFPKMANLKLSNPANLLSLRGSSAGGSPGDPGPAGTLAPTPRGATSPDSAGPVAVCSQDMNKLSCGKKTRVEGGQLGGDEWTRHGSFVNKPTRGWLHPDDKVMGPGVSYHVRYMGCVEVLQSMRALDFNTRTQVTREAIGLVCEAVPGAKGAVRRRKPCGRSLNSILGKSNLKFAGMPITLTISTSSLNLMASDCKQIIANHHMQSISFASGGDPDTAEYVAYVAKDPVNQRACHILECPEGLAQDVISTIGQAFELRFKQYLKNPPKLVTPHDRMAGFDGSAWDEEEEEPAPDHQYYNDFPGKEPPIGGVVDMRLRDGAAQTPNHLGATLPVGQTSGGEYDPRKQHAPAQAGREKYPAPVGASGRTDLFDDPSYVNVQNMDKTRQVSATGPPATANGSTQRDLFDMKPFEDALRVPPAVAVGLPPAQVVASMEEQLRREPWYHGKMNRKEAEKLLKVNGDFLVRESTTTPGQYVLTGLQGGQPKHLLLVDPEGVVRTKDHRFESVSHLISYHMDNHLPIISAGSEMCLQQPVERRL; via the exons ATGGATCTCCTGCAGAAGAGCAAATACAGCCACCTGCGGAATGAGTCTGTCTCCTCtctggaggaggctgtggggggCCTGGGGGTCCCGGCCTCCCCGGTGGAGTCCCTCGCAGGCGCGCGGTCtctgcctgcctccctctcctcctcctccctctgccccgCGGCGCCTCTCGGGGAGCTCTCGCCCGAGTCGGAGGACAGCCCCAccaccctctgctccttcttcCCCAAAATGGCCAACCTGAAGCTCTCAAACCCCGCCAACCTGCTCAGCCTGCGGGGCTCCTCGGCCGGCGGTAGCCCGGGGGACCCCGGCCCTGCTGGGACACTGGCACCGACACCGAGGGGGGCTACCAGCCCCGACTCAGCGGGACCTGTCGCTGTCTGTTCCCAGGATATGAACAAGTTGAGCTGCGGGAAGAAGACGCGGGTGGAAGGCGGCCAGCTGGGGGGTGACGAATGGACCCGCCACGGCAGCTTCGTCAATAAGCCCACCCGCGGCTGGCTGCACCCCGATGACAAGGTCATGGGCCCCGGGGTCTCCTACCACGTCCGG TACATGGGCTGTGTGGAAGTTCTCCAGTCCATGAGGGCTTTGGATTTCAACACCAGGACGCAGGTCACCAG ggAGGCCATTGGGCTGGTGTGCGAGGCCGTGCCCGGTGCCAAGGGAGCTGTGCGGAGGAGGAag ccctgcggccGCTCCCTGAACTCCATCCTGGGCAAGAGCAACCTGAAGTTCGCCGGCATGCCCATCACCTTGACCATCTCCACCAGCAGCCTCAACCTCATGGCTTCTGACTGCAAGCAG ATCATTGCCAACCACCACATGCAGTCCATCTCCTTCGCTTCTGGGGGAGACCCG GACACAGCCGAGTATGTCGCTTATGTTGCCAAAGACCCCGTCAATCAGAGAG cctgccaTATCCTGGAGTGCCCCGAGGGCTTGGCGCAGGACGTGATCAGCACCATCGGACAGGCCTTCGAGCTGCGGTTCAAGCAGTACCTGAAAAACCCCCCAAAGCTGGTGACACCTCACGACAG GATGGCAGGGTTTGATGGCTCTGCctgggatgaggaagaggaggaaccAGCCCCGGATCACCAGTACTACAACGACTTCCCTGGAAAGGAGCCTCCCATCGGGGGGGTCGTGGACATGCGGCTGCGGGATGGGGCTGCTCAGACCCCCAATCACTTGGGGGCCACGCTG cccgtgggccAGACGTCCGGCGGGGAGTACGACCCCCGGAAGCAGCACGCTCCTGCCCAAG CAGGGAGAGAGAAGTACCCGGCTCCGGTGGGCGCGTCCGGCCGCACGGACCTGTTCGATGACCCGTCTTACGTCAACGTGCAGAACATGGACAAGACGCGCCAAGTGTCGGCCACCGGCCCCCCCGCCACAGCCAACGGCAGCACCCAGAGAGACCTCTTTGACATGA AGCCCTTTGAAGATGCCCTGCGTGTCCCCCCGGCCGTGGCTGTGGGGCTTCCCCCTGCCCAGGTGGTGGCCTCCATGGAGGAGCAGCTGCGACGGGAGCCCTGGTACCACGGGAAGATGAACCGTAAAGAGGCcgagaagctgctgaaggtgaacGGAGACTTTCTGGTGCGGGAGAGCACCACCACCCCGGGCCAGTACGTGCTGACCGGCTTGCAGGGCGGGCAGCCCAAGCATCTGCTGCTCGTCGATCCTGAGGGAGTG GTGAGGACGAAAGACCACCGCTTCGAGAGCGTCAGCCACCTCATCAGCTACCACATGGACAATCACCTGCCCATCATCTCGGCCGGCAGCGAgatgtgcctgcagcagcctgtggagaggagaCTGTGA
- the SHC1 gene encoding SHC-transforming protein 1 isoform X5: MEYVDMNKLSCGKKTRVEGGQLGGDEWTRHGSFVNKPTRGWLHPDDKVMGPGVSYHVRYMGCVEVLQSMRALDFNTRTQVTREAIGLVCEAVPGAKGAVRRRKPCGRSLNSILGKSNLKFAGMPITLTISTSSLNLMASDCKQIIANHHMQSISFASGGDPDTAEYVAYVAKDPVNQRACHILECPEGLAQDVISTIGQAFELRFKQYLKNPPKLVTPHDRMAGFDGSAWDEEEEEPAPDHQYYNDFPGKEPPIGGVVDMRLRDGAAQTPNHLGATLPVGQTSGGEYDPRKQHAPAQAGREKYPAPVGASGRTDLFDDPSYVNVQNMDKTRQVSATGPPATANGSTQRDLFDMKPFEDALRVPPAVAVGLPPAQVVASMEEQLRREPWYHGKMNRKEAEKLLKVNGDFLVRESTTTPGQYVLTGLQGGQPKHLLLVDPEGVVRTKDHRFESVSHLISYHMDNHLPIISAGSEMCLQQPVERRL; encoded by the exons GATATGAACAAGTTGAGCTGCGGGAAGAAGACGCGGGTGGAAGGCGGCCAGCTGGGGGGTGACGAATGGACCCGCCACGGCAGCTTCGTCAATAAGCCCACCCGCGGCTGGCTGCACCCCGATGACAAGGTCATGGGCCCCGGGGTCTCCTACCACGTCCGG TACATGGGCTGTGTGGAAGTTCTCCAGTCCATGAGGGCTTTGGATTTCAACACCAGGACGCAGGTCACCAG ggAGGCCATTGGGCTGGTGTGCGAGGCCGTGCCCGGTGCCAAGGGAGCTGTGCGGAGGAGGAag ccctgcggccGCTCCCTGAACTCCATCCTGGGCAAGAGCAACCTGAAGTTCGCCGGCATGCCCATCACCTTGACCATCTCCACCAGCAGCCTCAACCTCATGGCTTCTGACTGCAAGCAG ATCATTGCCAACCACCACATGCAGTCCATCTCCTTCGCTTCTGGGGGAGACCCG GACACAGCCGAGTATGTCGCTTATGTTGCCAAAGACCCCGTCAATCAGAGAG cctgccaTATCCTGGAGTGCCCCGAGGGCTTGGCGCAGGACGTGATCAGCACCATCGGACAGGCCTTCGAGCTGCGGTTCAAGCAGTACCTGAAAAACCCCCCAAAGCTGGTGACACCTCACGACAG GATGGCAGGGTTTGATGGCTCTGCctgggatgaggaagaggaggaaccAGCCCCGGATCACCAGTACTACAACGACTTCCCTGGAAAGGAGCCTCCCATCGGGGGGGTCGTGGACATGCGGCTGCGGGATGGGGCTGCTCAGACCCCCAATCACTTGGGGGCCACGCTG cccgtgggccAGACGTCCGGCGGGGAGTACGACCCCCGGAAGCAGCACGCTCCTGCCCAAG CAGGGAGAGAGAAGTACCCGGCTCCGGTGGGCGCGTCCGGCCGCACGGACCTGTTCGATGACCCGTCTTACGTCAACGTGCAGAACATGGACAAGACGCGCCAAGTGTCGGCCACCGGCCCCCCCGCCACAGCCAACGGCAGCACCCAGAGAGACCTCTTTGACATGA AGCCCTTTGAAGATGCCCTGCGTGTCCCCCCGGCCGTGGCTGTGGGGCTTCCCCCTGCCCAGGTGGTGGCCTCCATGGAGGAGCAGCTGCGACGGGAGCCCTGGTACCACGGGAAGATGAACCGTAAAGAGGCcgagaagctgctgaaggtgaacGGAGACTTTCTGGTGCGGGAGAGCACCACCACCCCGGGCCAGTACGTGCTGACCGGCTTGCAGGGCGGGCAGCCCAAGCATCTGCTGCTCGTCGATCCTGAGGGAGTG GTGAGGACGAAAGACCACCGCTTCGAGAGCGTCAGCCACCTCATCAGCTACCACATGGACAATCACCTGCCCATCATCTCGGCCGGCAGCGAgatgtgcctgcagcagcctgtggagaggagaCTGTGA
- the SHC1 gene encoding SHC-transforming protein 1 isoform X3, with protein sequence MEYVDMNKLSCGKKTRVEGGQLGGDEWTRHGSFVNKPTRGWLHPDDKVMGPGVSYHVRYMGCVEVLQSMRALDFNTRTQVTREAIGLVCEAVPGAKGAVRRRKPCGRSLNSILGKSNLKFAGMPITLTISTSSLNLMASDCKQIIANHHMQSISFASGGDPDTAEYVAYVAKDPVNQRACHILECPEGLAQDVISTIGQAFELRFKQYLKNPPKLVTPHDRMAGFDGSAWDEEEEEPAPDHQYYNDFPGKEPPIGGVVDMRLRDGAAQTPNHLGATLPVGQTSGGEYDPRKQHAPAQGREKYPAPVGASGRTDLFDDPSYVNVQNMDKTRQVSATGPPATANGSTQRDLFDMKPFEDALRVPPAVAVGLPPAQVVASMEEQLRREPWYHGKMNRKEAEKLLKVNGDFLVRESTTTPGQYVLTGLQGGQPKHLLLVDPEGVVRTKDHRFESVSHLISYHMDNHLPIISAGSEMCLQQPVERRL encoded by the exons GATATGAACAAGTTGAGCTGCGGGAAGAAGACGCGGGTGGAAGGCGGCCAGCTGGGGGGTGACGAATGGACCCGCCACGGCAGCTTCGTCAATAAGCCCACCCGCGGCTGGCTGCACCCCGATGACAAGGTCATGGGCCCCGGGGTCTCCTACCACGTCCGG TACATGGGCTGTGTGGAAGTTCTCCAGTCCATGAGGGCTTTGGATTTCAACACCAGGACGCAGGTCACCAG ggAGGCCATTGGGCTGGTGTGCGAGGCCGTGCCCGGTGCCAAGGGAGCTGTGCGGAGGAGGAag ccctgcggccGCTCCCTGAACTCCATCCTGGGCAAGAGCAACCTGAAGTTCGCCGGCATGCCCATCACCTTGACCATCTCCACCAGCAGCCTCAACCTCATGGCTTCTGACTGCAAGCAG ATCATTGCCAACCACCACATGCAGTCCATCTCCTTCGCTTCTGGGGGAGACCCG GACACAGCCGAGTATGTCGCTTATGTTGCCAAAGACCCCGTCAATCAGAGAG cctgccaTATCCTGGAGTGCCCCGAGGGCTTGGCGCAGGACGTGATCAGCACCATCGGACAGGCCTTCGAGCTGCGGTTCAAGCAGTACCTGAAAAACCCCCCAAAGCTGGTGACACCTCACGACAG GATGGCAGGGTTTGATGGCTCTGCctgggatgaggaagaggaggaaccAGCCCCGGATCACCAGTACTACAACGACTTCCCTGGAAAGGAGCCTCCCATCGGGGGGGTCGTGGACATGCGGCTGCGGGATGGGGCTGCTCAGACCCCCAATCACTTGGGGGCCACGCTG cccgtgggccAGACGTCCGGCGGGGAGTACGACCCCCGGAAGCAGCACGCTCCTGCCCAAG GGAGAGAGAAGTACCCGGCTCCGGTGGGCGCGTCCGGCCGCACGGACCTGTTCGATGACCCGTCTTACGTCAACGTGCAGAACATGGACAAGACGCGCCAAGTGTCGGCCACCGGCCCCCCCGCCACAGCCAACGGCAGCACCCAGAGAGACCTCTTTGACATGA AGCCCTTTGAAGATGCCCTGCGTGTCCCCCCGGCCGTGGCTGTGGGGCTTCCCCCTGCCCAGGTGGTGGCCTCCATGGAGGAGCAGCTGCGACGGGAGCCCTGGTACCACGGGAAGATGAACCGTAAAGAGGCcgagaagctgctgaaggtgaacGGAGACTTTCTGGTGCGGGAGAGCACCACCACCCCGGGCCAGTACGTGCTGACCGGCTTGCAGGGCGGGCAGCCCAAGCATCTGCTGCTCGTCGATCCTGAGGGAGTG GTGAGGACGAAAGACCACCGCTTCGAGAGCGTCAGCCACCTCATCAGCTACCACATGGACAATCACCTGCCCATCATCTCGGCCGGCAGCGAgatgtgcctgcagcagcctgtggagaggagaCTGTGA
- the SHC1 gene encoding SHC-transforming protein 1 isoform X4, whose product MNKLSCGKKTRVEGGQLGGDEWTRHGSFVNKPTRGWLHPDDKVMGPGVSYHVRYMGCVEVLQSMRALDFNTRTQVTREAIGLVCEAVPGAKGAVRRRKPCGRSLNSILGKSNLKFAGMPITLTISTSSLNLMASDCKQIIANHHMQSISFASGGDPDTAEYVAYVAKDPVNQRACHILECPEGLAQDVISTIGQAFELRFKQYLKNPPKLVTPHDRMAGFDGSAWDEEEEEPAPDHQYYNDFPGKEPPIGGVVDMRLRDGAAQTPNHLGATLPVGQTSGGEYDPRKQHAPAQAGREKYPAPVGASGRTDLFDDPSYVNVQNMDKTRQVSATGPPATANGSTQRDLFDMKPFEDALRVPPAVAVGLPPAQVVASMEEQLRREPWYHGKMNRKEAEKLLKVNGDFLVRESTTTPGQYVLTGLQGGQPKHLLLVDPEGVVRTKDHRFESVSHLISYHMDNHLPIISAGSEMCLQQPVERRL is encoded by the exons ATGAACAAGTTGAGCTGCGGGAAGAAGACGCGGGTGGAAGGCGGCCAGCTGGGGGGTGACGAATGGACCCGCCACGGCAGCTTCGTCAATAAGCCCACCCGCGGCTGGCTGCACCCCGATGACAAGGTCATGGGCCCCGGGGTCTCCTACCACGTCCGG TACATGGGCTGTGTGGAAGTTCTCCAGTCCATGAGGGCTTTGGATTTCAACACCAGGACGCAGGTCACCAG ggAGGCCATTGGGCTGGTGTGCGAGGCCGTGCCCGGTGCCAAGGGAGCTGTGCGGAGGAGGAag ccctgcggccGCTCCCTGAACTCCATCCTGGGCAAGAGCAACCTGAAGTTCGCCGGCATGCCCATCACCTTGACCATCTCCACCAGCAGCCTCAACCTCATGGCTTCTGACTGCAAGCAG ATCATTGCCAACCACCACATGCAGTCCATCTCCTTCGCTTCTGGGGGAGACCCG GACACAGCCGAGTATGTCGCTTATGTTGCCAAAGACCCCGTCAATCAGAGAG cctgccaTATCCTGGAGTGCCCCGAGGGCTTGGCGCAGGACGTGATCAGCACCATCGGACAGGCCTTCGAGCTGCGGTTCAAGCAGTACCTGAAAAACCCCCCAAAGCTGGTGACACCTCACGACAG GATGGCAGGGTTTGATGGCTCTGCctgggatgaggaagaggaggaaccAGCCCCGGATCACCAGTACTACAACGACTTCCCTGGAAAGGAGCCTCCCATCGGGGGGGTCGTGGACATGCGGCTGCGGGATGGGGCTGCTCAGACCCCCAATCACTTGGGGGCCACGCTG cccgtgggccAGACGTCCGGCGGGGAGTACGACCCCCGGAAGCAGCACGCTCCTGCCCAAG CAGGGAGAGAGAAGTACCCGGCTCCGGTGGGCGCGTCCGGCCGCACGGACCTGTTCGATGACCCGTCTTACGTCAACGTGCAGAACATGGACAAGACGCGCCAAGTGTCGGCCACCGGCCCCCCCGCCACAGCCAACGGCAGCACCCAGAGAGACCTCTTTGACATGA AGCCCTTTGAAGATGCCCTGCGTGTCCCCCCGGCCGTGGCTGTGGGGCTTCCCCCTGCCCAGGTGGTGGCCTCCATGGAGGAGCAGCTGCGACGGGAGCCCTGGTACCACGGGAAGATGAACCGTAAAGAGGCcgagaagctgctgaaggtgaacGGAGACTTTCTGGTGCGGGAGAGCACCACCACCCCGGGCCAGTACGTGCTGACCGGCTTGCAGGGCGGGCAGCCCAAGCATCTGCTGCTCGTCGATCCTGAGGGAGTG GTGAGGACGAAAGACCACCGCTTCGAGAGCGTCAGCCACCTCATCAGCTACCACATGGACAATCACCTGCCCATCATCTCGGCCGGCAGCGAgatgtgcctgcagcagcctgtggagaggagaCTGTGA
- the PYGO2 gene encoding pygopus homolog 2, translated as MVPPALPYGCGAWFVPLPPPVSAQHLVHPGPLPRPALRDWLRPEMGSTPRPAIGSAPRPAIGPARVLLPVPVGAAARRAEERRRGHGAAPAVRAMAAPHAEKLEGGVPAPPPPPGPPHPAGSAAAGGPGRKQGKAGLQMKSPEKKRRKSNTQGPAYSHLSEFAPPPTPMVDHLVASNPFEDDFGAPKVGAAPAPFLGSPVPFGGFRVQGGMSPQVPPGYGGGPQPLRRQPPPFAPGQMGPAFSMPPQNPNYVQPGGMSFPGQPFSQPLGQNFSPPTGQLMQGPVGGFGPMISPTMGQPPRGDMGPGPALNPPGGPAVAQRFSQPGNLFGQSPMQRPGQNMPPLPPTASPFPGADPSFPAGGEEGGKNLNPPPSTFAQEQHSGSPAAVNGAQPGFAPNSAGRGTGTPETNSLPPPPPGKAAGGSGHQPPPGLVYPCGACRNEVNDDQDAILCEASCQKWFHRECTGMTENAYGLLTTEASAVWACDFCLKTKEIQSVYVREGMGQLVAANDG; from the exons ATGGTCCCTCCCGCTCTCCCCTATGGCTGCGGCGCATGGTTCGTCCCGCTTCCCCCCCCCGTCAGCGCGCAGCACTTGGTCCACCCCggccccctgccccgccccgcgctccgTGATTGGTTGCGTCCCGAGATGGGCTCCACCCCGCGCCCTGCGATTGGctccgccccgcgccccgcgaTTGGCCCCGCGCGGGTCCTGCTTCCGGTTCCGgtcggggccgccgcgcgccgtgcggaggagcggcggcggggccatgGCGCCGCGCCGGCTGTGAGGGCCATGGCGGCCCCGCACGCAGAGAAGCTGGAGGGAGgcgtcccggccccgccgcccccgccggggccCCCGCaccccgcgggcagcgccgccgccggtGGGCCCGGCCGGAAGCAGGGGAAAGCAG GGCTGCAGATGAAGAGCCCCGAGAAGAAACGGCGCAAGTCCAACACACAG GGCCCCGCCTACTCGCACCTCTCGGAGTTCGCGCCGCCGCCCACCCCCATGGTGGATCACCTGGTGGCCTCCAACCCCTTCGAGGATGATTTCGGGGCCCCCAAGGTGGGGGCGGCCCCCGCCCCCTTTCTGGGCAGCCCCGTGCCCTTCGGCGGCTTCCGCGTCCAGGGGGGGATGTCGCCGCAGGTGCCCCCCGGTTATGGCGGGGGCCCGCAGCCCctgcggaggcagcccccccCCTTCGCCCCCGGGCAGATGGGCCCGGCCTTCAGCATGCCCCCCCAGAACCCCAACTACGTCCAGCCCGGGGGCATGAGTTTCCCCGGGCAGCCCTTCAGCCAGCCCCTCGGACAGAACTTCAGCCCCCCCACGGGGCAGCTCATGCAGGGGCCCGTCGGGGGCTTTGGGCCCATGATCTCCCCCACCAtggggcagcccccccggggggacATGGGCCCCGGGCCGGCTCTCAACCCCCCCGGGGGACCAGCAGTGGCTCAGCGCTTCAGCCAACCCGGCAACCTCTTTGGACAGTCGCCCATGCAGCGCCCGGGGCAGAACatgccccctctgccccccaccgccagccccttccccggggcTGACCCCAGCTTCCCCGCCGGCGGCGAGGAGGGGGGCAAGAACCTCAACCCCCCACCCAGTACCTTCGCCCAGGAGCAGCACTCGGGCTCCCCCGCCGCCGTCAACGGGGCGCAGCCCGGTTTTGCCCCCAACAGCGCCGGCCGCGGCACCGGCACCCCGGAAACCAAcagcctcccgcctcccccccccggcAAGGCGGCCGGCGGTTCGGGTCACCAACCGCCCCCGGGGCTGGTTTACCCCTGCGGGGCTTGTCGCAACGAGGTGAACGACGACCAGGACGCCATTTTGTGCGAGGCCTCCTGCCAGAAGTGGTTCCACCGGGAGTGCACGGGGATGACGGAGAACGCCTACGGGCTGCTCACCACCGAGGCCTCCGCCGTCTGGGCCTGCGACTTCTGCCTGAAGACGAAGGAGATCCAGTCGGTCTACGTCCGCGAGGGCATGGGACAGCTGGTGGCCGCCAACGACGGCTga